A stretch of the Synechococcus sp. WH 8016 genome encodes the following:
- the rpsT gene encoding 30S ribosomal protein S20 has product MANNKSSKKRVEIGERNRLQNKAYKSALRTLMKRCFTACSAYSEAPGDEAKTTLNASLNAAFSKIDKAVKRGVMHRNTGAHQKSRLSTAVKRAIEPSVS; this is encoded by the coding sequence GTGGCCAATAACAAGTCTTCGAAAAAGCGCGTCGAGATCGGCGAGCGCAATCGCTTACAGAACAAGGCGTATAAATCAGCGCTGCGTACCCTCATGAAGCGCTGTTTCACTGCATGCAGTGCTTACAGCGAGGCCCCAGGCGATGAGGCCAAAACTACGTTGAACGCCAGCCTCAACGCAGCATTCAGCAAAATTGATAAAGCGGTCAAGCGTGGTGTGATGCACCGCAACACCGGAGCGCATCAAAAGTCTCGTTTGAGTACGGCTGTCAAGCGCGCTATCGAGCCGAGCGTTAGCTGA
- the hisD gene encoding histidinol dehydrogenase produces MRCISTAAQAEQELDRIATRTTGATQREAEQRVQEILEQVKRDGDQALISLTEQFDGFRPEPLRIDSDLLEQAWKDTPVNLRDALDLAHRRIQDFHQRQRPTDLSVSGVHGEQLGRRWRPVHAAGLYIPGGRAAYPSTVLMNAVPAKAAGVKRIAMVTPAGANGLINTTVLAAAHIAGIREVYRVGGAQAIAALAYGTDTVQKVDVISGPGNLFVTLAKKSVYGQVGIDSLAGPSEVLVIADQTAKPAQVAADLLAQAEHDPLAAAILLTTEEELSRFVPEEIERQLASHPRESICRQSLSQWGLIVICDSLEDCASLSDRFAPEHLELLVERPRMMADRINHAGAIFIGPWSPEAVGDYLAGPNHTLPTCGAARFSGALSVETFMSHTSLIEFNKEALDATGVAVETLAMSEGLHSHANSVRIRLQ; encoded by the coding sequence ATGCGCTGCATCAGCACCGCTGCGCAAGCCGAGCAGGAGCTCGATCGGATCGCGACCAGAACCACCGGAGCGACCCAACGCGAGGCGGAGCAACGGGTCCAAGAGATTTTGGAGCAGGTCAAGAGGGATGGAGACCAAGCTCTCATCAGCCTCACAGAGCAATTTGACGGTTTCCGCCCAGAACCTCTTCGCATCGATTCAGACCTGCTGGAACAAGCCTGGAAGGACACCCCTGTCAATCTTCGCGATGCCTTAGATCTCGCGCACCGACGCATCCAAGATTTCCACCAGCGGCAACGTCCCACTGATCTCAGCGTTTCCGGGGTTCACGGAGAGCAGCTCGGTCGACGTTGGCGCCCAGTCCATGCAGCCGGCCTCTACATCCCAGGGGGTAGAGCGGCCTACCCCAGCACGGTCTTGATGAATGCCGTGCCAGCCAAAGCTGCGGGCGTGAAGCGAATCGCGATGGTCACCCCTGCTGGGGCCAACGGATTGATCAACACCACCGTTCTGGCAGCAGCTCACATCGCTGGGATCCGCGAGGTGTATCGAGTGGGCGGTGCACAAGCGATCGCAGCTCTCGCCTATGGAACAGACACCGTCCAGAAGGTCGATGTCATCAGCGGACCAGGAAATCTTTTTGTGACCTTGGCCAAAAAATCGGTCTATGGCCAGGTGGGGATCGATTCTCTGGCAGGTCCGAGTGAAGTTCTGGTGATCGCTGACCAAACAGCAAAACCAGCGCAGGTGGCGGCTGACCTCCTAGCTCAGGCAGAACACGACCCGCTTGCTGCCGCCATCCTTCTCACCACGGAAGAGGAGCTCTCTCGTTTCGTCCCAGAGGAGATTGAACGTCAGCTTGCCTCCCATCCACGCGAAAGCATTTGCCGACAGTCCTTAAGCCAATGGGGGCTGATTGTGATTTGCGACAGCCTTGAAGATTGCGCGAGTCTCAGCGATCGCTTCGCTCCAGAGCATTTAGAACTCCTGGTGGAGCGACCAAGAATGATGGCGGATCGCATTAACCATGCAGGTGCCATTTTTATTGGCCCATGGAGCCCAGAGGCTGTCGGGGACTACCTAGCAGGGCCCAACCACACACTCCCCACCTGCGGCGCCGCCCGATTCAGTGGGGCACTCAGTGTGGAGACATTCATGAGTCACACCTCCCTGATCGAGTTCAACAAGGAAGCCCTTGATGCAACCGGGGTGGCGGTGGAAACCTTGGCCATGAGCGAAGGTCTCCACAGTCATGCCAATTCGGTGCGGATCCGGCTTCAGTGA
- the rpiA gene encoding ribose-5-phosphate isomerase RpiA: MSDLQTQMKQAVAEAAVAQIRDGMVVGLGSGSTAALMIQGLGARLAAGELHDIVGVTTSFQGEVLAAELGIPLRALNAIDRIDLAIDGADEVDPAFQLIKGGGACHVQEKLVADRAERFIVVVDSTKLVQRLNLDFLLPVEVLPGAWVQVQSRLKSMGGVAELRMATRKAGPVVTDQGNLVLDVRFEAGISDPIALERDINNLPGVLENGLFVNLADEVLVGEISDGVAGVRSLERVG, from the coding sequence ATGTCGGATCTCCAAACTCAAATGAAGCAGGCCGTCGCGGAGGCGGCCGTTGCACAGATTCGTGACGGCATGGTGGTTGGCCTCGGCTCGGGTTCCACTGCCGCTTTGATGATTCAAGGCCTCGGGGCGCGACTGGCAGCAGGTGAGCTTCATGACATTGTCGGCGTGACCACGTCGTTTCAAGGCGAGGTTCTTGCTGCTGAGTTGGGGATTCCTTTGCGGGCTTTGAACGCGATTGATCGCATCGATTTGGCGATCGATGGTGCCGATGAAGTGGATCCTGCTTTCCAACTCATCAAAGGTGGTGGAGCTTGCCATGTGCAAGAGAAGCTGGTCGCTGACCGCGCCGAACGGTTCATCGTCGTGGTTGATTCCACAAAGCTTGTGCAGCGTTTAAATCTCGACTTCCTCTTGCCTGTTGAAGTGCTTCCAGGCGCATGGGTGCAAGTTCAATCCCGTCTGAAATCCATGGGAGGCGTTGCAGAGCTCCGAATGGCAACGCGTAAAGCGGGCCCTGTGGTGACCGACCAGGGCAATCTTGTTCTGGATGTTCGCTTTGAAGCTGGAATCTCTGATCCGATTGCTCTCGAGCGAGATATCAACAACCTTCCAGGTGTCTTGGAGAACGGACTCTTCGTCAACCTGGCTGACGAAGTGCTTGTGGGTGAAATCAGTGATGGCGTTGCCGGAGTCCGCAGCCTGGAGCGAGTGGGTTAA
- a CDS encoding trypsin-like peptidase domain-containing protein, which translates to MKVLKMIRFCCLTALLVMSCFCGLPAQAADLSFTAGGHSFVANAVREVAPSVVRIDTERLIERQPFDPNLIDPLLRDLLGEPGYGIGPERQRGQGSGVVIDGRGLVLTNAHVVDQVSTVNVTLSDGEQRDGEVIGQDPVTDLALVRLSGRALPSPATLGDSEALEVGDWAIALGTPYGLERTVTLGIVSSLHRNISSLGFSDKRLDLIQTDAAINPGNSGGPLVNATGEVIGINTLVRSGPGAGLGFAIPINLASRVAEQLQKDGEVVHPYLGVQLVPLTARIARDHNRDPNALVELPERSGALVQSVLPDSPAQRAGLRRGDLIVHAGEDTIRDPQDLLKQVDQAEIDQPLLLQILRNGGDLQLSVKPAPLPGMS; encoded by the coding sequence ATGAAGGTTTTGAAAATGATTCGCTTTTGTTGCCTGACAGCCCTTCTGGTCATGTCTTGCTTCTGCGGCCTCCCCGCTCAGGCCGCGGATCTCTCGTTTACGGCTGGCGGCCACAGTTTTGTTGCTAACGCCGTCCGGGAGGTAGCGCCGTCGGTGGTACGGATTGACACCGAACGCTTGATCGAACGGCAGCCTTTTGATCCGAACTTGATTGACCCTCTCCTGAGAGACCTCCTGGGAGAACCCGGCTATGGGATCGGCCCTGAGCGTCAGCGGGGTCAGGGGTCAGGGGTTGTGATCGATGGCCGTGGCCTGGTGTTGACCAATGCCCATGTCGTTGATCAAGTCAGCACTGTCAATGTGACGTTGTCTGATGGGGAACAGAGAGACGGGGAAGTGATTGGTCAAGACCCTGTCACCGATCTCGCGCTGGTCCGTCTGTCTGGTCGGGCTCTGCCCTCTCCGGCAACGTTGGGAGACTCTGAGGCCTTGGAAGTTGGTGATTGGGCCATTGCGTTAGGCACTCCTTACGGCCTGGAACGAACGGTCACGTTGGGCATTGTCAGCAGTCTTCATCGCAATATCAGCAGCCTCGGCTTTTCCGATAAGCGTCTCGATCTGATCCAGACCGACGCCGCGATTAATCCTGGAAATTCCGGTGGACCCCTGGTGAATGCAACCGGGGAGGTGATTGGGATCAACACGCTGGTGCGTTCTGGTCCTGGGGCCGGATTGGGTTTTGCGATCCCGATCAATTTGGCCTCCCGAGTGGCTGAACAACTCCAAAAAGATGGTGAGGTTGTCCATCCTTATTTGGGAGTCCAACTTGTGCCTCTCACCGCTCGTATTGCGCGAGATCACAACCGTGATCCCAATGCTCTCGTTGAATTGCCGGAACGCTCTGGTGCCTTGGTGCAATCGGTTCTGCCCGACAGCCCTGCTCAACGTGCCGGATTAAGGCGTGGTGATCTGATTGTTCATGCTGGAGAAGACACCATCCGAGATCCCCAGGATTTGTTGAAACAGGTGGACCAAGCGGAAATTGATCAGCCGTTGCTGTTGCAGATTCTGCGCAATGGGGGAGATCTGCAGCTGTCGGTTAAACCGGCTCCTCTGCCAGGAATGAGCTGA
- the grrP gene encoding extracellular substrate binding-like orphan protein GrrP: MHDPILDWHTSQIRVYYYRQIRHQLSIMRLFKAAATGLIALTSIGLVACQKSAPTSDKGASSQAGNVFETGKLRAVVLDNVLPMVDEKDGKYEGLSFVVLNAIRDQLKSASENKSDDIVIEPVSIKSAQDGLNKIRSGEADIACGVAFTWERQRTLTYSLPFATSGVRVLAPKGNDGTPESLKGKTIGVVKDTAAAAVLAKSVDDAQFQFFSTPTEALAGLKDGTVEFLGGDSLWLKASRQATAPDADLVPTFPYARSSVGCVVANTTPHLLNYSNLAIGRMLTAYVDDNKDVRTAVNQWIGPDSQVGLSENMIGDFFTIVLATTAELSKGS, encoded by the coding sequence GTGCATGATCCAATCCTTGACTGGCACACTTCCCAAATTCGTGTCTATTACTACCGTCAGATACGTCATCAACTCTCGATCATGCGCTTGTTTAAAGCGGCCGCTACTGGCCTGATCGCGCTCACTTCGATTGGCCTTGTGGCCTGCCAAAAGTCAGCTCCCACCAGCGACAAAGGAGCTTCAAGTCAGGCAGGCAATGTATTCGAGACAGGAAAGCTCAGGGCGGTCGTCCTTGACAATGTGCTCCCCATGGTTGACGAGAAAGATGGGAAATATGAAGGCCTTTCTTTCGTCGTGCTCAACGCCATCCGCGATCAGCTGAAATCAGCGTCGGAGAACAAGTCCGATGACATCGTGATCGAGCCTGTTTCCATCAAGTCTGCACAGGATGGACTGAACAAAATTCGTTCCGGAGAAGCCGATATTGCATGTGGCGTTGCCTTCACATGGGAACGACAAAGAACGCTTACTTACAGCTTGCCTTTCGCAACAAGTGGCGTTCGTGTCTTAGCCCCTAAAGGCAATGACGGAACACCGGAAAGCCTCAAGGGCAAAACGATTGGTGTCGTGAAAGACACGGCAGCAGCAGCCGTGCTGGCTAAATCCGTTGATGATGCCCAATTCCAATTCTTCTCAACCCCCACAGAGGCCCTTGCAGGTCTTAAGGACGGAACCGTTGAATTCCTGGGTGGCGACAGCCTCTGGCTAAAAGCAAGCCGTCAAGCCACAGCTCCGGATGCTGATCTTGTCCCCACATTCCCTTACGCAAGATCCAGCGTGGGCTGTGTTGTCGCGAACACCACTCCTCACCTTCTGAATTACAGCAACTTGGCCATCGGTCGCATGCTGACCGCTTATGTGGACGACAACAAAGACGTACGCACAGCCGTCAATCAGTGGATTGGTCCTGATAGTCAGGTTGGACTGAGCGAAAACATGATCGGCGATTTCTTCACCATCGTGCTCGCAACGACAGCTGAATTGTCCAAAGGCTCCTGA
- the grrA gene encoding GrrA/OscA1 family cyclophane-containing rSAM-modified RiPP — protein sequence MNKTTLLSIAAILASSSVLTDASHSAVLSEPDLGNALEQRIEKLSNNAWARLETSDHNTGQSIARAWGNGNGRAFANGGGARRGFANGGGGGFANAYRAGFANW from the coding sequence ATGAACAAAACAACCCTGCTGAGCATCGCTGCAATCCTCGCCTCAAGCTCAGTGCTCACTGACGCCTCTCACTCCGCTGTTCTTAGTGAGCCCGATCTCGGGAATGCTCTTGAACAGCGCATTGAAAAACTCTCCAATAACGCCTGGGCACGCTTGGAGACCAGTGATCACAACACTGGCCAGTCCATTGCTCGCGCTTGGGGCAACGGCAACGGCCGTGCTTTCGCCAACGGTGGTGGTGCTCGTCGAGGTTTCGCTAATGGCGGCGGCGGCGGCTTTGCCAATGCCTATCGCGCAGGTTTCGCCAATTGGTGA
- the grrM gene encoding cyclophane-forming radical SAM/SPASM peptide maturase GrrM/OscB, translating to MNHADYGPIGLLVIQATSLCNLDCSYCYLPDRQKRRIFDLNQLPVLLNRVYESPFWGPHLSILWHAGEPLTLPCSFYDDATAIVREQTAELQEQGVQIEQHVQTNATLINDAWCECFKRNRIVVGVSVDGPEEIHDSHRRFRNGKGSHALTMRGIRKLQEQEIPIHAIAVLTSAAMEDPERMYSFFRDNGIHDLGFNVEEQEGVNASSSMQGISREKQYHHFLKCFWECNQRDGFPIRLREFDQITEMMISGQRLLQNEMNRPYSILSVDSAGNFSTFDPELLSVETQKYGLFNLGNIRDQSLIAATESETFQQLLQDMTAGTALCRDQCDYYGFCGGGTGSNKYWEHGTLASSETCACRFSTQIPVKVLLEQIEDQGVKAP from the coding sequence GTGAACCACGCTGATTACGGACCCATTGGCCTCTTGGTGATTCAGGCCACATCACTCTGCAATCTCGATTGCAGTTACTGCTACTTGCCTGATCGCCAAAAACGCCGGATCTTTGATCTCAATCAATTACCTGTGTTGCTGAACAGGGTGTATGAGAGTCCCTTTTGGGGCCCTCATCTTTCAATCCTTTGGCACGCAGGCGAGCCCCTGACGTTGCCCTGCAGCTTTTATGACGATGCCACTGCCATCGTGCGTGAGCAAACGGCTGAGCTGCAGGAGCAAGGGGTTCAGATTGAGCAGCACGTGCAAACGAATGCCACGCTGATCAACGACGCCTGGTGTGAATGCTTTAAACGCAATCGCATTGTTGTTGGGGTGAGTGTTGATGGACCGGAAGAGATCCACGACTCCCATCGCCGATTCCGGAATGGGAAGGGCTCTCATGCTCTAACCATGCGTGGCATTCGCAAGCTTCAAGAACAAGAAATTCCGATCCATGCGATTGCCGTACTCACCAGTGCTGCCATGGAAGATCCAGAGAGGATGTACTCCTTTTTTCGGGACAATGGGATTCATGATCTCGGCTTCAATGTTGAAGAGCAGGAAGGCGTCAACGCCAGCTCTTCCATGCAAGGAATCAGCCGAGAAAAGCAATATCACCACTTTTTAAAATGCTTCTGGGAGTGCAATCAAAGGGACGGTTTTCCGATTCGGCTTCGTGAATTCGATCAAATCACCGAGATGATGATCAGTGGTCAAAGACTGCTTCAAAACGAAATGAATCGCCCATACTCGATTTTGAGTGTGGATTCAGCCGGCAATTTTTCCACGTTTGACCCTGAACTTTTATCCGTTGAAACCCAAAAGTATGGGTTGTTCAACTTAGGCAATATTCGCGATCAATCTCTTATTGCAGCCACTGAAAGCGAAACATTTCAGCAATTGCTTCAAGACATGACCGCGGGCACAGCGCTTTGCCGCGATCAATGCGATTACTACGGCTTTTGCGGAGGCGGAACTGGAAGCAACAAGTATTGGGAGCATGGAACCTTGGCCTCAAGTGAAACCTGCGCCTGCCGCTTTTCAACCCAAATCCCAGTGAAGGTCCTTCTCGAACAAATTGAAGATCAGGGTGTAAAAGCACCCTAA
- the rimP gene encoding ribosome maturation factor RimP, with amino-acid sequence MPHPLLPALKELASATAVGHGFELADLQVLAHMQPMTVQIQIRRSSGEDVTLDDCAGFSAPMGQALDNSAVLSEAYVLEISSPGIGERLHSDRDFQTFRRYPVDVIHRDTEGTEQKHSGTLLERTEDHVKISIHGRIKQFSRSSIISVELTSPTG; translated from the coding sequence TTGCCCCATCCTCTGCTCCCAGCACTCAAGGAATTGGCCTCTGCCACAGCAGTAGGCCATGGATTTGAGTTGGCTGACTTGCAGGTCTTAGCCCACATGCAACCCATGACGGTGCAGATCCAAATTCGCCGTTCCAGCGGAGAGGATGTGACCCTCGATGATTGCGCCGGTTTCAGTGCACCGATGGGACAAGCCCTGGATAATTCTGCTGTTCTCAGCGAGGCTTATGTCTTAGAGATCAGCAGTCCAGGGATCGGAGAACGGCTTCATTCGGATCGCGATTTCCAGACTTTTCGTCGCTATCCAGTCGACGTGATTCACCGTGATACCGAAGGAACTGAGCAGAAACATTCCGGGACCCTTTTGGAGCGAACGGAAGACCACGTAAAGATCAGTATTCACGGGCGAATTAAACAGTTTTCGCGAAGCTCCATCATTTCTGTGGAGCTCACCAGTCCCACAGGCTGA
- the nusA gene encoding transcription termination factor NusA: MALVLLPGLSNLIEDISEEKKLAPQVVEAALREALLKGYERYRRTLYLGISEDPFDEEYFSNFDVALDLDEEGYRVLASKIIVDEVESEDHQIALAEVMQVAEDAQAGDTVVLDVTPEKEDFGRMAAATTKQVLAQKLRDQQRRMIQEEFADLEDPVLTARVIRFERQSIIMAVSSGLGRPEVEAELPRRDQLPNDNYRANATFKVFLKEVSEVPRRGPQLFVSRANAGLVVYLFENEVPEIQEGSVRIVAVAREANPPSRSVGPRTKVAVDSIEREVDPVGACIGARGSRIQQVVNELRGEKIDVIRWSQDPSQYIANSLSPARVEVVRLVDPEGQHAHVLVPPDQLSLAIGREGQNVRLAARLTGWKIDIKNSTEYDQSAEDAVVAELISQREEEEALQREAEERLAVEQAARAEEDARLRELYPLPEDEEGYTEDGEYYEEAEASGEEPVAEASEESVETTDTELDSEDAPSTSDDEEGAR; the protein is encoded by the coding sequence ATGGCTCTCGTCCTTCTCCCCGGCCTCAGCAACCTGATCGAAGACATCAGCGAGGAAAAGAAACTCGCCCCTCAGGTCGTTGAAGCTGCCTTAAGGGAAGCCCTCCTCAAAGGCTATGAGCGCTATCGGCGCACTCTGTATTTAGGGATCAGTGAAGATCCTTTTGATGAGGAGTATTTCAGCAATTTTGATGTCGCCCTGGATCTCGACGAAGAGGGCTATCGGGTCCTCGCCAGCAAAATCATTGTTGACGAGGTTGAAAGCGAAGACCACCAGATTGCCTTAGCCGAGGTGATGCAGGTGGCTGAAGACGCCCAGGCCGGCGATACCGTCGTCCTGGACGTCACGCCCGAGAAAGAGGATTTCGGTCGCATGGCAGCTGCTACGACCAAACAGGTGTTGGCGCAAAAGCTGCGTGATCAGCAGCGACGGATGATCCAAGAGGAGTTCGCTGATCTTGAGGATCCAGTCCTGACCGCACGCGTGATTCGATTCGAGCGTCAATCGATCATCATGGCCGTGAGTTCAGGCCTCGGCCGCCCCGAAGTGGAGGCTGAATTACCCAGGCGCGATCAGCTCCCCAACGACAACTACCGAGCCAACGCCACCTTCAAAGTCTTTCTTAAAGAGGTCAGCGAGGTGCCACGCCGTGGGCCTCAACTCTTTGTGAGTCGAGCCAATGCGGGATTGGTGGTCTACCTCTTCGAGAATGAAGTTCCTGAAATTCAAGAGGGCTCGGTACGCATCGTTGCTGTCGCCCGTGAAGCCAATCCTCCATCGAGGTCGGTAGGACCTCGTACCAAGGTGGCTGTCGATAGCATCGAGAGAGAAGTCGATCCTGTTGGAGCTTGTATCGGAGCCCGGGGCTCGCGCATTCAACAGGTCGTGAATGAACTCCGAGGCGAAAAAATCGATGTCATCCGCTGGTCCCAAGACCCCAGCCAATACATCGCCAACTCGCTGAGTCCGGCGCGCGTTGAAGTGGTACGTCTTGTGGATCCCGAGGGGCAACATGCCCATGTTTTAGTGCCACCCGATCAATTGAGTCTTGCGATCGGACGAGAAGGCCAAAACGTTCGTCTTGCCGCTCGATTAACGGGTTGGAAAATTGACATCAAAAATTCAACGGAATACGACCAAAGCGCAGAAGATGCTGTTGTTGCTGAGCTCATCTCCCAAAGAGAAGAGGAAGAAGCCCTTCAACGCGAGGCGGAAGAGCGCCTAGCCGTGGAACAGGCCGCCAGGGCCGAAGAAGATGCTCGACTTCGTGAGCTCTATCCCCTCCCTGAAGACGAGGAGGGATACACGGAAGATGGAGAGTATTACGAAGAAGCTGAAGCTTCAGGAGAAGAGCCTGTCGCCGAAGCCAGCGAGGAGTCAGTCGAGACAACGGACACCGAGCTCGACTCTGAGGATGCCCCCAGCACAAGCGATGACGAGGAAGGAGCCCGGTGA
- a CDS encoding YlxR family protein: MNVSRPVLRRCVACRQLLDRSLLLRVIRDHQDGVLLDQGMGRSAYLCPTEACFEEARRRKRLQKSLRCQVSDDLLTALQERLTEPRVAAAEAR, encoded by the coding sequence GTGAACGTTTCGCGCCCCGTCCTCCGTCGCTGTGTCGCTTGCCGTCAGCTTCTTGATCGAAGCCTGCTTTTGCGAGTGATTCGTGACCATCAGGATGGGGTCCTCCTCGATCAGGGGATGGGCCGATCGGCCTACCTCTGCCCGACTGAGGCCTGTTTTGAAGAGGCACGCCGCCGCAAAAGGCTTCAGAAATCCCTGCGTTGCCAGGTTTCTGACGACTTACTAACGGCGCTGCAAGAGCGGCTCACCGAACCTCGTGTAGCAGCCGCTGAGGCAAGATGA